AGCCTTTGTTTTACTGGAAAAACGATTAATGAAGGATAAGCAATCTAAAAACAACTAATTaatgcaaaaacaaaaatatataactCTCATGATAAGGATATGATAGGTATGAATAACATGATTTTCTTGGAtatattatcaaaaaaattagacttaatgcttctttatttattagtCTAAATGCTTACAGAACACTTCTGAAACTGCATAAAATGGCATTAAATAtgatttacaaaaataaaagtctAAAAAACTCTGTATTGTGTAAATGTGTTTTAATTTGCAgtcaaacttttcaacaGAATTTATCTCATACCGATTCAATCCATTTTGGCAAACTGAAAAGCACAGGAAACACAATCAGAAGTGATCCGTAAAGATTTTGTACTTATTGAAGTTTCATAGGTCCAGGAGTTTCTCAAGTACATGCTTGTATAAGAGATCTTGCTTGATTTTGgatattgaaatttaaaaatgtgaGAAAAAAGTAAGTGGATATTACCATAACTATCTCAATATCTACATACATCCtcttttcattcattttcctttttcacgtcaactttcttttcatcttcctctTGCTGCGGCTGAGACAAAGTAGCATCGTCGGCACTACCATATTGCTGCAAACCTTTTCCTAACCATtcataataaatttcatcATTAACCTGCTTTGACAAATCCGCTCTAGAAATGTCGTTGCGAAATTGcggattttttaataaagtcAACATGTGCAGGCAAGTTGGATAAATTATGAATTTCACATATTCTGGTTCCCTCCAATATTCCATATATTCAAGGTACTGTAAAAATGCCTCATCTTCAAAGTATTTGTGCTGGGCAAGGAAGTTTAGGTACCATGGATTTGAAAGCATTTGTACAAATTCTAACTCAATTTCAAACCGACTCTTATCATCGGGAACCTTTGAAAGTAACCATTTTGTTTCCATTGAATCGAAACAATTACTTGACCATATATCTGTATATTTGGtaaaatttggttttggTGCTACCACTAGTAACGCTACGGGATATGTAAAGAATAGTGGGCTCCCTAAATGGTGAGtagaaaattgaaagagtAAACAAATTCAATTCTAACGGgcaatttatttcttaattaaattaaaattctCTAGTTGAAAAATTGGTTCTAAATGGTTTCTCCCATTTAAGctgtttaattttacaagTGTTAATAATCAATCTGGAACAATGTCAAAACAACTTAGTTGAAATCTTAAAGTCAACTTCAAATTTCTAATTGCTCATTAAAGCTGTCTAACTCAATTTTTTGTGGATACCATTTTTATCCACAATAAGTATTGCTTTCTTCGTATTGATGATGAGCGTAGaactttcaattttaataagACTTGTTGACAAAAGGAAAGCTATAATTAAATACACTGaaacctttttttcaacagtAAACTGACCCTCTAGATCTGTAGTTTCAATCAAATTGACAAAAAACGGATAAGATTaagaatatatttttatggCATAGTAGAGATGCATTGgttatttaaaatgttattaagttaatattaattttcaatatataGGCCTTAATAAACTGTTATTCATATTCGGCTCTTGAGGTATAAAGTCGTTCAATTTTCAAACCTTTCCGCTGCCAATACACAGCGGAATTTATGAGTATCTCGTGAAATCAGCAATTCCGGTTGGTATTAATGTTATATAAGCttaaacaataatttttcaagaaaGGAATACTGTTTGGCTGCATAATTGGTCTTTATCCTCGTATATTACCGCTTTTGTCATTTTTCTATATTCGGGTTGTTATCACTGTCTGAACCCTACTAAAGTTTTTCATTCATACATTTAAATTACAATGAAAGTTATTTGTGGATCAGTGTTTCTGTTTTcacttttctttcaagTAGTTTTAGGAGATTGTATGTTCTAATGAgttttttgctttgtttGCTAACcagattttctttttttttttcattcactAAGCATAACACTAACCTATAGATTTTTCCTCGTCTTCCGGTAATCCTAACTTGAGGACTACGAAAGTGTATACTGTAGTCAGTGGAACTCACCTGGCTACGGCTGAAAGCACTGTTAGTAAAACAATCACCACGACAAAAGGTTTACCGACTAATGCTTATTACAACTGTGTTCCTTCTAAATATATCCAGTCGGATATACCCATGTGTGCACCTAACCAAGGGGATCGTTGGGTAAAAGGTCGCAAGTATAAAGTGTCATGGGATCCTCTGTACTTTGGAGTTGATAATCTTCTTATGGTAGTTTCCTATTTAAACGATAGCGGGTTGATTGCCGCTACCAAGAAGGttcaaaattcaaaaggTTCGTTTGTAGAGGAGCGGGAATTCAGCATTACTTCTTGCGGATAGATTTTCTGCTTCTAAAAGCGTTCACTTAATTGTTGCTAACTATTTTTCAGGAGAAATAATGTTAAAGGCTAACAAAGGTTGGCTTCATGATGATAGTTTCCAGAATGTCACCATCGATTTGGTTACTATTAGTGAAAACAATATGACGCTGCTTACCGGACCAAGAATCTTACTTGCCAAGGATTTAGATAGTGCCACCGCTGCCGCTGAGAATGCAGCTTTCTATGGTCCAAGGAGAAATATCAAGGCAGCCATCGCCGTCCCGTCTGTAATTTTGGGGCTTATTCTCGTTGCTCTCGTATACTACGCTTATAGGAAGGACACTTGGAAAATTTATATGGCAAAGATCAGAATCCGTAGATCCGCTCCTGGATA
Above is a genomic segment from Schizosaccharomyces pombe strain 972h- genome assembly, chromosome: III containing:
- the med31 gene encoding mediator complex subunit Med31 — encoded protein: METKWLLSKVPDDKSRFEIELEFVQMLSNPWYLNFLAQHKYFEDEAFLQYLEYMEYWREPEYVKFIIYPTCLHMLTLLKNPQFRNDISRADLSKQVNDEIYYEWLGKGLQQYGSADDATLSQPQQEEDEKKVDVKKENE
- the psg2 gene encoding protein psg2, with protein sequence MKVICGSVFLFSLFFQVVLGDYFSSSSGNPNLRTTKVYTVVSGTHLATAESTVSKTITTTKGLPTNAYYNCVPSKYIQSDIPMCAPNQGDRWVKGRKYKVSWDPLYFGVDNLLMVVSYLNDSGLIAATKKVQNSKGEIMLKANKGWLHDDSFQNVTIDLVTISENNMTLLTGPRILLAKDLDSATAAAENAAFYGPRRNIKAAIAVPSVILGLILVALVYYAYRKDTWKIYMAKIRIRRSAPGYGVRRSRRQRMQSRPVAYTSLPADAHFEDSDDEDYYQSQVKKFH